A part of Larkinella insperata genomic DNA contains:
- the pgmB gene encoding beta-phosphoglucomutase, translating into MPIKALLFDLDGVIVDTAIFHYQAWRRMANSLGFDITEEFNEQLKGISRTESLDIILAHGGLVLSDEKKAELAAQKNEWYLELVSQMTPANILPGVTDFFAQVKAAGLKTALGSVSKNARLILERIGMLDDFDAIIDGTKISRGKPDPEVFLKGAAETKAQPDECVVFEDAVAGIEAAKRGGMLAVGIGEPAVLTWADLVVGSLADLTLDEVLTLAPTHR; encoded by the coding sequence ATGCCCATAAAAGCCTTACTGTTTGACCTTGACGGCGTCATTGTCGATACCGCCATTTTTCATTACCAGGCCTGGCGACGCATGGCCAACAGCCTCGGATTTGACATTACGGAGGAATTCAATGAACAGTTGAAGGGCATCAGCCGCACCGAATCGCTGGACATTATTCTGGCGCACGGCGGACTGGTACTTTCCGACGAGAAGAAAGCCGAACTGGCCGCCCAGAAAAACGAGTGGTACCTCGAACTGGTTTCGCAGATGACCCCCGCGAACATTCTGCCGGGGGTGACGGACTTCTTCGCCCAGGTCAAAGCCGCCGGGCTGAAAACGGCCCTGGGGTCGGTGAGCAAAAACGCCCGGCTGATTCTGGAGCGCATCGGAATGCTCGACGACTTCGACGCCATTATTGACGGTACTAAGATCAGCCGCGGCAAACCCGACCCCGAGGTGTTTCTGAAAGGTGCCGCCGAAACCAAGGCGCAGCCGGACGAATGCGTGGTGTTTGAAGACGCCGTAGCCGGAATTGAAGCGGCCAAACGGGGCGGTATGCTGGCCGTAGGCATTGGCGAACCAGCGGTTCTGACGTGGGCGGATCTGGTCGTTGGCTCCCTGGCGGACCTTACCCTGGACGAAGTGTTAACGCTAGCGCCCACGCATCGCTAG
- a CDS encoding DinB family protein, which translates to MQKLETAQQLQERIRAVLATVEREFRPLSDEQLNWKPDTRQWSITQCLQHLNLAERFYIRNLQKKVDDLGLIQTNPTDQALQAGLAGRLLRYAVDPNTTMKLPTVSFMKPRHDLNARDVMQQFIELQQLLHDLLDKATYLDWNRERLMTLFGNWLKINLGDAFLMLVAHSERHINQALRVKQQAAGTSSN; encoded by the coding sequence ATGCAAAAACTCGAAACGGCCCAACAGCTTCAGGAGCGAATCAGGGCGGTTCTGGCGACCGTTGAGCGGGAGTTTCGGCCCCTGAGCGACGAGCAACTCAACTGGAAACCGGATACGCGGCAGTGGAGCATTACCCAGTGTTTGCAGCACCTGAACCTGGCCGAACGGTTTTACATCCGCAACCTCCAGAAAAAAGTCGACGACCTGGGTCTGATCCAAACCAACCCGACCGATCAGGCGCTACAAGCCGGTCTGGCGGGCCGGTTGCTGCGCTACGCTGTCGATCCGAACACCACCATGAAATTGCCCACGGTTTCGTTTATGAAGCCCCGCCATGATCTGAACGCCCGGGACGTAATGCAGCAGTTTATCGAATTGCAGCAGCTCTTGCACGATTTACTCGATAAAGCCACGTACCTCGACTGGAACCGTGAAAGGCTGATGACGCTGTTTGGCAACTGGCTTAAAATCAACCTGGGGGATGCCTTTCTGATGCTTGTTGCCCACAGCGAACGGCACATCAATCAGGCCCTGCGGGTGAAACAACAGGCCGCCGGAACCTCATCAAACTAG
- a CDS encoding glycoside hydrolase family 65 protein: MKQYLKHDPWLIIEEDFHRNYNEITESVMSLGNGRMGQRGNFEEHFSGKTLQGNYVAGVYYPDKTRVGWWKNGYPEYFAKVLNAANWIGIDITVEYETLDLNTCEVRDFRRVLNMREGYLERSFVAILRSGKELQVNVKRFCSIVDDEAGAIRYSLTPLNFDAKITVEPYIDGNIRNRDSNYDETFWDEVRKETAYGEGYIELRTRKTGFHVCSGMCVEIEQDGVRIDFQSQPIRREKYVANRMTLDCQQGQETVLYKYAVNLSSLNYDSDYIVAEAHKSIQRITRKGFDRMLLDQQQAWADKWKTNDITIEGDAAAQQGIRFCIFQLNQTYTGEDERLNIGPKGFTGEKYGGSTYWDTEAYCLPFYLSTADQKVSRNLLRYRYKHLEKAIENARKLGFKAGAALYPMVTMNGEECHNEWEITFEEIHRNGAIAHAVYDYVRYTGDENYLVEYGLEVLIAISRFWSQRVNWSEAKQQYVMLGVTGPNEYENNVNNNWYTNYLAAWTLRYTIETVGRVKELNPERFNELCDRIHFREEKEIATAKHIIDHMHFPYDENRQVFLQQDSFLDKELMTVSEIPKGQRPLNQHWSWDRILRSCFIKQADVLQGIYFFEDDFDEETIRRNFDFYEPMTVHESSLSPCVHSVLASKLGMKDKAYEMYLRTARLDLDDYNNDTEDGCHITSMAGSWLAVVKGFGGLRIKDDQVVLTPYCPDNWESLAFKIRFRGALLEVKVTQNEVSVENFSGQTAEIVVFGESMSLAGKSQKAFKRSALAPESN, from the coding sequence ATGAAACAGTATTTGAAGCACGACCCCTGGTTAATTATTGAAGAAGATTTCCACCGCAACTACAACGAAATCACGGAAAGCGTCATGAGTCTAGGCAACGGACGCATGGGCCAACGGGGCAATTTTGAGGAACATTTCTCGGGTAAAACCTTGCAGGGCAACTACGTTGCGGGCGTGTATTACCCCGACAAAACCCGGGTGGGCTGGTGGAAAAACGGATATCCCGAATACTTCGCCAAAGTCCTGAACGCGGCCAACTGGATCGGTATCGACATCACGGTTGAATACGAAACCCTCGACCTGAACACCTGCGAAGTGCGCGATTTTCGGCGGGTGCTGAACATGCGGGAAGGGTACCTCGAACGGTCGTTCGTGGCGATTCTGAGGAGCGGAAAAGAGCTTCAGGTGAACGTTAAACGGTTTTGCTCGATTGTCGACGACGAAGCCGGGGCCATTCGCTACAGCCTGACGCCCCTGAACTTTGACGCCAAGATTACCGTCGAACCGTACATCGACGGCAACATCCGCAACCGGGATTCCAACTACGACGAGACATTCTGGGACGAGGTGCGGAAGGAAACCGCCTACGGTGAAGGCTACATCGAACTGCGCACCCGCAAAACCGGCTTCCACGTCTGCTCGGGCATGTGCGTCGAAATTGAGCAGGACGGCGTTCGGATTGATTTTCAGTCGCAGCCCATTCGCCGGGAAAAATACGTGGCCAACCGCATGACGCTCGATTGCCAGCAGGGCCAGGAAACCGTTCTTTATAAATACGCCGTCAACCTGTCGTCGCTCAATTACGATTCGGATTATATTGTTGCCGAGGCCCACAAATCCATTCAGCGCATCACCCGGAAAGGGTTTGACCGGATGCTGCTCGATCAGCAGCAGGCCTGGGCCGACAAATGGAAGACGAATGACATTACCATTGAAGGGGACGCTGCGGCCCAGCAGGGCATCCGGTTCTGCATTTTCCAGCTCAACCAGACGTATACCGGCGAAGACGAGCGTTTGAACATCGGTCCGAAAGGCTTCACCGGCGAAAAATACGGCGGCTCCACCTATTGGGACACCGAAGCCTACTGCCTGCCGTTCTACCTGTCTACCGCCGATCAGAAGGTGAGCCGTAACCTGTTGCGGTACCGGTACAAACACCTGGAAAAAGCCATCGAGAATGCCCGCAAGCTCGGATTCAAAGCCGGGGCTGCGCTTTACCCGATGGTGACGATGAACGGCGAGGAATGCCATAACGAGTGGGAAATCACGTTCGAAGAGATTCACCGCAACGGAGCCATTGCCCACGCCGTTTATGATTACGTGCGGTATACGGGCGATGAGAATTACCTGGTTGAATACGGTCTGGAAGTGCTGATTGCCATCAGCCGGTTCTGGAGCCAGCGCGTTAACTGGTCGGAAGCCAAGCAGCAGTACGTGATGCTGGGCGTTACCGGCCCGAATGAGTACGAAAACAACGTCAACAACAACTGGTACACCAACTACCTGGCCGCCTGGACGTTGCGCTACACCATCGAAACCGTCGGCCGCGTGAAGGAACTGAACCCTGAGAGGTTCAACGAGTTGTGCGACCGGATTCACTTCCGTGAAGAAAAGGAAATTGCGACAGCGAAGCACATCATCGACCACATGCACTTTCCCTACGACGAAAACCGGCAGGTGTTTCTGCAACAGGATTCGTTTCTGGACAAGGAACTGATGACCGTCAGCGAGATTCCCAAAGGCCAGCGGCCGCTCAACCAGCACTGGTCGTGGGATCGGATTCTGCGCTCGTGCTTCATCAAACAGGCCGATGTGCTGCAAGGCATTTACTTTTTCGAGGACGATTTCGACGAGGAAACCATTCGCCGGAACTTCGATTTCTACGAACCCATGACCGTTCACGAATCGTCGCTTTCGCCCTGCGTCCACTCGGTGCTGGCCTCGAAGCTGGGCATGAAAGACAAAGCCTACGAAATGTACCTGCGCACGGCCCGGCTGGACCTCGACGATTACAACAACGATACGGAAGACGGCTGCCACATAACCTCGATGGCCGGAAGCTGGCTGGCCGTGGTAAAAGGCTTCGGCGGCTTGCGGATCAAGGACGACCAGGTGGTGCTTACCCCCTACTGCCCGGACAATTGGGAATCACTGGCCTTCAAAATTCGCTTCCGGGGCGCTTTGCTGGAAGTGAAAGTAACGCAGAACGAGGTGTCGGTGGAGAATTTTTCGGGCCAAACGGCCGAGATTGTCGTCTTCGGCGAATCGATGTCGCTGGCCGGCAAGAGTCAGAAAGCGTTTAAACGATCGGCCCTCGCACCGGAATCGAACTAG
- a CDS encoding nucleoside hydrolase has translation MRISFFLLTTLLFRGLSFISSPDFAQPPVPVILDTDMDSDVDDVGALAMLHAYERAGKVNILGVIVTSDEVNSAACTDAINTFFGRGTLPIGVSQRDSLKSFSKYTQAVAQAFPHQITNRTAEAATSVYRRLLAAQPDGSVVIITIGHLTSLSRLLHSGPDAASPLDGRALVARKVKRWSCMGGQFPNGKEANFYRPDPASTVDCLSTWTLPVTFAGWEVGQQIVTGGSAFRERCSAQSPVYRGYEQYNGFQGRASWDQVAVLEAVEGLEPYFSAENGQCVVAADGSNQWQPTSQTNHRYLKIKGSPEAIQKRIETLMLGGW, from the coding sequence ATGCGCATCTCATTTTTCCTCCTGACCACCCTGCTGTTTAGGGGTTTGTCCTTCATCTCCTCCCCCGATTTCGCCCAACCGCCGGTACCGGTTATTCTGGACACCGACATGGACTCGGATGTAGACGATGTGGGTGCACTGGCCATGCTCCACGCTTACGAACGGGCCGGGAAAGTCAACATACTGGGCGTGATTGTCACCAGTGACGAAGTAAACAGTGCCGCCTGTACGGACGCCATCAACACTTTCTTCGGACGGGGTACTCTTCCCATTGGGGTCAGTCAGCGGGATTCCCTGAAGAGTTTTTCGAAGTATACACAGGCCGTTGCGCAGGCGTTTCCGCATCAGATAACGAACCGCACGGCCGAAGCCGCCACGAGCGTGTACCGGCGTTTGCTGGCGGCCCAGCCCGACGGCAGCGTGGTCATCATCACCATTGGCCACCTGACGAGTCTGAGCCGGTTGCTTCATTCCGGCCCGGATGCCGCCAGTCCGCTGGATGGTCGGGCGCTGGTGGCTCGGAAAGTAAAACGTTGGTCGTGCATGGGTGGTCAGTTCCCCAACGGCAAGGAAGCCAACTTTTACCGCCCCGACCCCGCTTCGACCGTCGACTGCTTGAGTACGTGGACCCTGCCCGTAACGTTTGCGGGGTGGGAAGTGGGTCAGCAGATCGTGACCGGCGGCTCGGCTTTTCGGGAACGTTGCTCCGCTCAAAGTCCCGTTTACCGGGGATACGAACAATACAACGGTTTTCAGGGCCGGGCCAGTTGGGATCAGGTCGCCGTGCTGGAAGCCGTCGAAGGTCTTGAACCCTATTTTTCAGCCGAAAACGGGCAGTGCGTCGTGGCTGCGGACGGCAGCAACCAATGGCAGCCCACGTCCCAAACTAACCACCGGTATTTAAAAATTAAGGGTTCACCCGAAGCGATTCAAAAACGAATCGAAACGCTGATGCTGGGGGGGTGGTGA